One Microbispora sp. ZYX-F-249 genomic region harbors:
- a CDS encoding NfeD family protein, with translation MDSWIVWLILAAVLGVAEIFTLTAALGLLSVAALLTTVAAVVGLPPAIQLAVFVVASVAGLAGVRPIALRHLKQPPPKRFGVPALIGKSAYVTKEVTGRDGRVRIGGEEWSARAYDETLVIPPGATVDVIEIEGATALVYPRE, from the coding sequence ATGGACTCCTGGATCGTATGGCTCATATTGGCAGCGGTGCTGGGCGTCGCGGAGATCTTCACGCTGACCGCGGCGTTGGGACTGCTGTCCGTCGCGGCCCTGCTCACGACCGTGGCCGCGGTCGTCGGGCTACCGCCGGCGATCCAGCTCGCCGTGTTCGTCGTCGCTTCCGTCGCCGGCCTCGCCGGGGTGCGCCCGATCGCGCTCCGGCACCTCAAGCAGCCGCCGCCGAAGCGCTTCGGCGTGCCCGCGCTCATCGGCAAGTCCGCGTACGTGACCAAGGAGGTCACGGGCAGGGACGGCCGGGTGCGCATCGGCGGGGAGGAGTGGTCGGCCCGTGCGTACGACGAGACGCTCGTGATCCCGCCAGGGGCCACGGTCGACGTCATAGAGATCGAGGGCGCCACCGCCCTCGTCTATCCCCGGGAGTGA
- a CDS encoding L,D-transpeptidase — protein sequence MKPRTPPPAARALLAVRALLAVRALLAVLLVVAPALVAGCAVRVPPAPRILIAPASGATAVPPEAGLVVSATGGRLTSVLAFAGRDPVPGTFDPARTVWRSSWTLRPGTQYVVNAVATGPQGVTAQVAGRFRTLTPRRAVAVASIVPADGETVGVGMPIIVTFTGAVEDRAAVERALEVRGPAEGAWHWVSSTQVVYRPRKMWPSGGDVRLTAHLAGVRAAPGTYGTADRSVAFTVGRAMVSTVDTRAHEMVVRQDGRVARRVPISAGMATTREYTTTSGIHLTMDKGNPVRMVSPGRRKGDPGFYDKLIDYAVRISNSGEYVHALDNVWAQGRVNVSHGCVNVHPDQARWFYEHALRGDPVIVTGTTRELEWNNGWGFWQLSWPRWLAGSALRHDGARTPSPVTPSAAS from the coding sequence GTGAAGCCACGCACCCCGCCTCCCGCCGCCCGTGCCTTGCTCGCCGTCCGTGCCCTGCTCGCCGTCCGTGCCCTGCTCGCGGTGCTGCTCGTGGTCGCCCCGGCGCTTGTCGCGGGCTGCGCCGTGCGCGTGCCCCCCGCACCGCGCATCCTGATCGCCCCGGCCTCCGGCGCGACGGCGGTCCCGCCGGAGGCGGGCCTGGTCGTCAGCGCGACGGGCGGCAGGCTGACCAGCGTGCTGGCGTTCGCGGGGCGCGACCCCGTGCCCGGCACCTTCGACCCGGCCCGCACCGTCTGGCGGTCGTCGTGGACGTTGCGCCCCGGCACGCAGTACGTCGTCAACGCCGTCGCGACCGGGCCCCAGGGCGTCACCGCCCAGGTCGCGGGCCGGTTCCGCACGCTCACCCCGCGCCGTGCGGTCGCCGTCGCCTCGATCGTCCCCGCCGACGGCGAGACCGTCGGGGTCGGCATGCCGATCATCGTGACGTTCACCGGGGCGGTCGAGGACCGCGCGGCGGTCGAGCGGGCGCTGGAGGTCCGGGGCCCCGCCGAGGGCGCCTGGCACTGGGTGAGCTCCACCCAGGTCGTCTACCGGCCCCGGAAGATGTGGCCGTCCGGCGGCGACGTGCGCCTGACCGCCCATCTCGCCGGCGTCCGCGCCGCCCCCGGCACGTACGGCACCGCCGACCGGAGCGTGGCCTTCACCGTGGGGCGGGCCATGGTCAGCACGGTCGACACCCGCGCCCACGAGATGGTGGTGCGGCAGGACGGCCGGGTGGCCCGGCGTGTGCCGATCAGCGCCGGCATGGCGACCACCAGGGAATACACGACCACGAGCGGGATCCACCTGACGATGGACAAGGGCAACCCCGTCCGCATGGTGTCCCCGGGCCGCCGCAAGGGCGACCCGGGCTTCTACGACAAGCTCATCGACTACGCCGTACGGATCTCCAACAGCGGCGAGTACGTCCATGCGCTGGACAACGTGTGGGCGCAGGGCCGGGTCAACGTCAGCCACGGCTGTGTGAACGTCCACCCCGACCAGGCGCGGTGGTTCTACGAGCACGCGCTGCGCGGCGACCCCGTCATCGTCACCGGCACGACCCGCGAGCTGGAGTGGAACAACGGCTGGGGCTTCTGGCAGCTCTCCTGGCCCCGCTGGCTGGCGGGCAGCGCCCTGCGGCACGACGGCGCGCGCACCCCTTCCCCCGTGACCCCTTCCGCGGCCTCCTGA
- the fahA gene encoding fumarylacetoacetase yields MSFGLGNLPYGVFSRPGEPRRVGVRVGDHVLDLAAALGGDVYAAPSLNPLLALGRTAWQETRARAREAAATGDHLVPLTEVTLHLPVEVADYVDFYASLEHASNLGRIFRPDDEPLKPNWRHLPVGYHGRAGTVVVSGTPIRRPCGQRPSFGPSQRLDIEAEVGFVVGVPTRPGERAGAFEDHVFGVALVNDWSARDIQAWEYVPLGPFLGKSFATSMSAWITPLDALEEARVEGRSQEPEPLPYLARQAPWGLDLTLRVDLNGETVSTPSFRDMYWTPDQMLAHMTVNGASLRTGDLFASGTVSSVGQPGSLIELTWNGADPVKLPGETRTFLEDGDTVTITAWTSHGISLGEVSGRILPAT; encoded by the coding sequence ATGAGCTTCGGGCTCGGCAACCTGCCGTACGGCGTGTTCTCCAGGCCCGGGGAGCCGCGCAGGGTCGGCGTCCGGGTCGGGGACCACGTCCTCGACCTGGCGGCCGCCCTCGGCGGGGACGTCTACGCGGCGCCCAGCCTCAACCCGCTGCTGGCCCTGGGCCGTACGGCCTGGCAGGAGACGCGGGCGCGGGCCCGCGAGGCGGCGGCCACCGGCGACCACCTGGTCCCGCTGACGGAGGTGACCCTGCACCTGCCGGTCGAGGTGGCCGACTACGTGGACTTCTACGCCTCGCTCGAGCACGCGTCGAACCTCGGGCGGATCTTCCGCCCGGACGACGAGCCGCTGAAGCCCAACTGGCGGCACCTGCCCGTCGGCTATCACGGGCGGGCGGGCACCGTCGTCGTCTCGGGGACGCCGATCAGGCGGCCGTGCGGGCAGCGGCCCTCGTTCGGGCCGTCACAGCGGCTCGACATCGAGGCGGAGGTCGGTTTCGTCGTCGGGGTGCCGACGCGGCCCGGCGAGCGCGCCGGCGCGTTCGAGGACCACGTCTTCGGGGTCGCGCTCGTCAACGACTGGAGCGCCCGCGACATCCAGGCGTGGGAGTACGTCCCGCTCGGGCCGTTCCTCGGCAAGTCGTTCGCCACCTCGATGTCGGCGTGGATCACGCCGCTCGACGCCCTGGAGGAGGCCAGGGTCGAGGGCCGGTCGCAGGAACCCGAGCCGCTGCCGTACCTCGCCAGGCAGGCGCCCTGGGGGCTCGACCTCACGCTGCGCGTCGACCTGAACGGCGAGACGGTCTCGACGCCGTCGTTCCGCGACATGTACTGGACGCCCGACCAGATGCTCGCCCACATGACCGTCAACGGCGCCAGTCTGCGCACCGGCGACCTGTTCGCCAGCGGCACCGTCTCGTCGGTCGGGCAGCCGGGTTCGCTCATCGAGCTCACCTGGAACGGCGCGGACCCGGTCAAACTGCCCGGCGAGACCCGGACCTTCCTGGAGGACGGCGACACCGTCACGATCACCGCGTGGACCTCGCACGGGATCAGCCTCGGCGAGGTCTCGGGGAGGATCCTTCCGGCGACTTAG
- a CDS encoding VOC family protein, producing the protein MAAVTIDLTLYCENARLLAEFWKTALGYVDEIPASRYGTAEESFARLDLPTGGADDDGALLCDPEGIGPRLSIFRVPGRGTADNRLHIDVRVPGEGSAADRWERIRVEAARLVRAGGTILEAFDDHILMADPEGNEFRVTAAPA; encoded by the coding sequence ATGGCAGCAGTGACGATCGACCTGACTCTCTATTGTGAGAACGCACGGCTCCTCGCCGAGTTCTGGAAGACGGCGCTCGGCTACGTCGACGAGATCCCGGCCTCCCGGTACGGCACCGCCGAGGAGTCGTTCGCGCGGCTCGACCTGCCCACCGGCGGTGCCGACGACGACGGGGCCCTGCTGTGCGACCCCGAGGGAATCGGCCCCCGGCTCTCCATCTTCCGGGTCCCCGGGCGCGGGACGGCGGACAACCGGCTCCACATCGACGTGCGCGTGCCCGGGGAGGGCTCGGCCGCCGACCGGTGGGAGCGGATCAGGGTGGAGGCCGCCCGGCTGGTGCGCGCGGGCGGCACGATCCTGGAGGCCTTCGACGACCACATCCTGATGGCCGACCCGGAGGGCAACGAGTTCCGCGTCACCGCGGCCCCGGCGTAA